The genomic segment tatcgttggaaatatatattttaccaatctcTTTTGTTAACAGGAGTTCTAAcctttgtgagagaaaaaaaaatacatttgtcttctttgttgcctttttctagatcacactttagaaatcatcagaaattattaaaaaccttaaaatctcaaaattcatccattgaaacccattttaaaatgaaagtgaagtgacattcagccaagtatggtggcccatactcagaatttgtgctctgcatttaacccatccgaaaatgcacacacacagagcagtgaacacacacacacactgtgagcacacacccggagcagtgggcagccatttatgctgcggcgcccggggagcagttgggggttcgatgccttgctcaagggcacctaagtcgtgttattgaaggtggagagagctgtacatgcactatccccacccacaattccgtccggcccgagactagaactcacaacccttcgattgggagtccaaccctctaaccattaggccacgacttcccctatcaAATCAAACgctgcattaccatgaaaatggtacataaaagtaatgttaaaaaatttttgtgagtgacagttaacagcataactaaataagtttttattttcttcacaaaaCTTGCGTCTAACTTGTACTGGTTGTATTGATATTGTATTGATAACAGTAATGATAGAAAAGCTTTATAAGTGCGCCCTCTGCTGTCGTATACATGTATTACAGACAAACGATCCCCAACGACTGCTAGAAGTGTTTCCGGGTTAAAGTTGATTCTCTTCTATCCACATGTGATTCACATGTTTACATGGGCATTTGTATTAGGAGTATATATTGATGACACTGAAATCGGAGTACATTTATTACAGACTGTTATAGTAAAAGTGTGCCGCTATGTCGGACAGTGAAGATGAAGCTTGTGAACGGACTTCGGCAGAAAAGAAGAGAGGTAACGTTAAGTTAGGTGCTAACTACTAAACACTGGTCAGTCTTATCATTACATACAATAAACTCAAACATGTCCAATacctaaaaaaaatctaacattatTCTCTCCCCCCAGTTTCGAAGTACCAGTGTCCTGCTGACTTTGTGCCCATGTCGTATGATTCCTCTGTAAACGTCTTATGGGACGAAGATGAGGAGAAGGAATTATGGCTCATCAAAGCTCCAGCTCGTTTTGATTCTAAATGGTACAAAATACTCGGGAAATAACATATTGGATTAATCTACAGCTGTGCtaaaatgatttctgtcataatttggaACCAATCCTGAGGATGTCacacataacaacaacaacaataataaattatctgtgaaaatattattaatattaatttaatgtaatacatttttttattgttcagtACAATTTAATTGGATACATCATGCAATTAGAAAGTGGTATTTAATAATGCTTAAAATAGTAATAGAAATTCTATAGGAATTCTGTAAATTCCAGCACTCCTGTacgatataataataataataatattttttttatattttatttataaaaaacatcTATAAGTAGTTAGGTGCTTTACATTCCTTTAGAGCTGTTTGACttagttttttaaatttatttttaaattattgccAAGGTCATAGAAAATCTGGGAATATCACTGTTTTAATATCATAAATGTGTCTTAAAAATCACAGAACACTCTACTGTGAAGATGCATTTTTCTAGTCATGCTGTGCTCTGAAATATTGTTTAAGGTAGAAATTGTTCTTTGTAAATACTCCTGATGATTAAAAGCATCGCAACATTGTAATTTATGTCTGTCCATTGAGGGTAACTGCCTGTACGTCACTGGTTAAATGGTTTGAATGTATTAAATGTACTGCAAGAGATCATTgctaaaattatttcaaaaattcatattaaaaaacaaaaccctGTGTTAAGCATTGCATAACTGAAATTGTGCTTTATCAATTTAATAGTCATTGTTTTGTGTCCTCTGCAGCTTTGAAAAGCTCAAAGTTCCCTTATCGGGACTGGAAATGGTCCAGTCTAGTGGCACAACACCTCAGATCTACAGCGTTCTCAGTAGCAGGACAGCACCATCAGACCTCCATCTGCTCATTTCCAAAGGGAAGCCTGTTCTCTGTTCCTCTGGCTTCAGTGGTGTCCTCAAGATCTCAGAGAGCTATGGAAACTGCAGTGAGAACCAATGTCCCGTTCCCATCCCGGCAACTCCAGCTCCATCCATCCCAGCTGGTCTGAAGCAACGTTTCCAGCCTTTTGGGAGTTCCACTGCAGCTCACAGGCAAGATGAAGTCACAGTAGTCTCTCCAACTGCTCCCAAGAGAACCAGTCAAGATCCGATTGGGGGCGAAGAgcgaaaaaagaagaaaaagaaaaagaaagacaagaGGCAAGAGGACAGTGACACAGTTTATATCAAGGAGGAACAGACACAGATTGAGTTGTCTGAGCTTATGGAGGAAGAACTGATGGAGgaaaggaggaggaagaagaaaaagGTGAAGAAAGAGAAGGAAAGACATAGTGAAGACATAACTGATGCAAGTTTAATATCCAAAACGGAGCCACTGGATCCTTCTTATGATTACCTTGACACACCAGGAAAaaccaaaaagaagaaaaagaaaagtaatcgaCACGAATAGACTGTCATAAGAACTTGAAATGATTTATCAATTTTTTCATATTCACAAATGCTTCCTGTGATATTTAATGGTGAAATACAATGGAGAAACTCTGTCTTAAAGTAATTCAAAGGTTTTGCACAACATTAATAATTACCTAATGCATTGATTTATTCTTCTGCTTAACAtataattttcttgtgttttagggttttttttaacagtttttgtctactgaaagtctttttttttttttttttcatttgttcagCTGAACAATCGAAACAATTTACTCACATTCATGCCGTTCCAAACTTCAATGATTTTATGgaacattacaaaatatatatattttttgatttgaCTTTCCTTGTATTGACAAATACCCTAAGGCGTTTTTCAAAAAAAGAATGACTTAAATTCTTTGCTGAACTTTCTCTTTAAACACTACGTTTCTGCAGTACTTGCAGTTCACCGGTAGGTGGCGTGAGATCTCCCTCTCCCGCTGAGAACGCAGAAGGGCCGCCGCTTGTTCTGCACTGGGGTATGGTCATGTTTTCTAATGAGCAGAGGCACGTTTGCCGCCTGCAAATTTGGTTTCTTTGCCCGTCCCACTGCGCACATGCAGGTAAAGCCCCAATGGGATCACATGAGGAGTTTCACACAGGCGCTGCTCACATCTGCGTTGATCAGGTATTTAAAGAACGCTGCACCTGCTGATACTCTCTCACTGAGAACTTTATGTGAATTAAACATGATATATCGTCACATaaactatatgtgtgtgtttgtacagtaaaGAAATGGAATGCGTGTATTATTTTATGTGCACCTGTTTCCAACACGCACCTTTTGCATCGTTTGACATTTATTTTCTGAGTTTGAGTCACAGAGACACAAGTGATTTGTCACCACCTGTGATTTTATCACAGAGGCGGGGACGGTAATCACGTCCGTCCAACTCGTTTGTCTtgtcttgtgtgtgtttttttttcatataaactcatcaataatatttttttccacgCGATATGCCATAGGCGTTATGAGATGCTTGAACATTGCTGGGTGTCTGGTGaagcaaataaataattgaatgcagTCTGAAGTTTGAAAGCAACGTGCTCAGACTGCAAAGCGAAGCGCAGGGTCCTATGCACCCTAAACTGATGCTGATGGAATGATTTTTTTTCCGAGAGCCAATCTCGTTTATGCACACCCTCCCCCTTTTCATTGCAGCAATTCTTGTCTTTCTCCACTGtggtgatctctctctctctctctgtcgttcGCTCTCTCACTCTTCAGCGTGCTCCATGCGGCCTGCagcatttttttggggggggggggtttgggtaGGATGGAGGGGGGTCGGAGGAGTTACCATAGCAACGCGCACTTGCCAAGGACCACGGAGCCGCGCGCGGCGGTCGGGATGGGGTTCGCCACACATCGATAGGTACCTTCCCCCCAATTAGAAACGACAGAAGAAACACCAGTGTCCATCTGAATGCACCCCATTTTCTTCACATCAAGATGCACTAGTCAATATTTCTACTTGCTAAATCCTGTTGAAGTGTTTGTTTGGGATGAATTACTGCACCAGAAACTTGTTTGCATGCTAATGCCTTGACATGACTCACTCCAAGCAGTCGAATCCAAAATGTGTCACTGAGCCTCCTCTGCAGCAGCAAGGAATTCAGGGAGATTTTCCATGCAATTTTACCACAAGCCTCTCATTTACATTTCTGTATGGTGTcagaatatagtttttttttatttatttatcgtgtttttgtttgtattaatGAAGCCTGCAGAGAATGCAGTTGGATTTGTCTCCTGCATTGGATTAAAACGGGAATAAAATAAGTGTGATTGTACTGTTGCAATGTGCACACCCAAATCAAGTCAGACATATGTTATAAAAGCAGCAGGTCTTTCAGCTGGTTGCCTTGACAACCACAATGCCATTTTCTCCTCATTGTGTCCTTACCCACCTCTATGAATGTGTTCTTATCATGAGAGCGCTCAGAAACTCGGTTTCTGTCACTGACCAAGATGTGCTGCCTGAAatattgtttgatttgttttaatataaaataaataaattgtttaattaataaaaaatcagtaaAGACCAGCCTTTGAAAACAACTTTTGGCTGGGATGATAAAAGGCAGAAGTGGAGATCGGCCAAACTCAACAGATGCCTGTGCTCATTGTGCCCTgcaagtaaatattttatgttgtgtgttactttatatatttactatatatatatagagagagagagagagagagagattcaaaatttttattcgtcacatatacacaattatatagagcatatataagcAGCAGTGAAAtttgagtcaggtccgctccatggacagtgaaattattaaagaatacaacacagatgaaaatatacataaatatagctatataaaaatataagattaaaatataaaaaaagatgtatactgtagaattaaatatagaacgcaaaataatgtgcatgaaagtaaactgtagtcttaaatattaatatatatatatatatataatacttttttttacttttttgctgtTCTCAAGCATCTACTACTGCTGTGCTGTCCTTATGTAAACattgttatatgtgtgtgtttgtagcttaatgttatatatttataatataaattataaaaatgtatttaaaacgtATTATTTGCTTTTTTGAAGTCTC from the Carassius gibelio isolate Cgi1373 ecotype wild population from Czech Republic chromosome A15, carGib1.2-hapl.c, whole genome shotgun sequence genome contains:
- the LOC128028546 gene encoding DNA-directed RNA polymerase I subunit RPA34, with protein sequence MSDSEDEACERTSAEKKRVSKYQCPADFVPMSYDSSVNVLWDEDEEKELWLIKAPARFDSKCFEKLKVPLSGLEMVQSSGTTPQIYSVLSSRTAPSDLHLLISKGKPVLCSSGFSGVLKISESYGNCSENQCPVPIPATPAPSIPAGLKQRFQPFGSSTAAHRQDEVTVVSPTAPKRTSQDPIGGEERKKKKKKKKDKRQEDSDTVYIKEEQTQIELSELMEEELMEERRRKKKKVKKEKERHSEDITDASLISKTEPLDPSYDYLDTPGKTKKKKKKSNRHE